The genomic window CACCGTGGTCCAGCGGCACCGGCAGCACCGCGGCACCGGCAGCACCGCGGCAGCAGGGGCGCCGGGGGCAGGTCCCCGGCAGCACCGGCAGCACCCGCGGCACCCGCGGCACCCGCAGCACCCGCGGCATCGGTGGCACCGGCGGTACAGCGGCACCGGCGACAGCGGTGGCACCGGCAGCACTGCGGCACCGGCAGCACCGCGGCAGCAGGGGCGCCGGGGGCAGGTCCCCGGCAGCACCGGCAGCACCCGCGGCACCCGCGGCACCCGCGGCACCCGCAGCACCCGCGGCATCGGTGGCACCGGCAGCACCCGCGGCACCCGCGGCACCCGCGGCACCCGCAGCACCCGCGGCATCGGTGGCACCGGCGGTACAGCGGCACCGGGGGCAGCAGGGTCACCGGCAGCACCGTGGCACCGGCGGCACCGGCGGTACCAGCAGCAGTGGTGGCACCGGGCCACCGGTCGCACCGTGGCACCGGCGGCACCAGCGGCACCGGCGGCACCAGCGGCACCAGCGGCACCGGGAGCACCGGGAGCACCGTGGCATCGGCGGCATCGGCGGCATCGGCGGCACCGGGCGCACCGTGGCATCGGCGGCACCAGCGGCACCAGCGGCACCAGCGGCACCAGCGGCACCAGCGGCACCAGCGGCACCAGCGGCACCGGGAGCACCGGGAGCACCGGGCGCACCGTGGCATCGGCGGCACCGGGCGCACCGTGGCATCGGCGGCACCGGCGGCACCGGCGGCCGCCAGGGAACATCAGGGCCGCCGCACCGGTGACCCCGCAGGCCGTGGTGGTGCAGGGCTCGCACGGGTCCTGCGGCGCGCGCACAGTGGTCCCTATGGCTATGGACAATCGGCTTCTGGATCGGCACGCCGAGGCGCTCGCCCTCTTCACCGAGCGCGTGCACGCCGTACGGCCCGAGCAGTGGGACGCCCCCACGCCCTGCGAGGACTGGTCCGTCCGCGACCTCGTGAACCACCTGACCGCCGAGCAGCTCTGGGTGCCGCCCCTGGTGCGCGAGGGCAGGACCCTCGCCGACGTGGGCGACGCCTTCGACGGCGACGTGCTCGGGGAGCACCCCGCCGTCGCCTGGGACCGCGCCGCCTCCGCCGCGAAGGCGGCCATGAGCGAGCCGGGCGCGCTGGACCGCACGGTGCCGCTGTCGTACGGCGAGAGCGGCGTGGCCGCCTACTGCGCGCAGATGGTGGCCGACATGACGGTGCACGCGTGGGACCTGTCGCGGGGCATCGGCGCGGACGAGACACTCCCGGACGCGCTCGTCGACTTCACCGCCCGCGAGGTGGCGCCGTACGCGGCCGATCTCGTGAAGAGCGGGCTGTTCGCGACCGCCGTGCAGCCGCCGGCGGGCGCGGACCCGCAGACGAAGCTGCTCTGCCTGCTCGGACGGGATCCGTCGGCAGGGCGCTGACCACGGGGAGCGCCACCCAGCGCGGAAACGGCCCCGGCGCGGAAACGCCACCCGGCGCGGAATCGGCCCCGGCGCGGAATCGGCCCCCGGTCACGGGAATGGGCCGACCGGAGCGGCAGGACCGCCCGAACCTTCGTATAAAGGGCACGTGGGCCGGGCAGGGTTCCCGGGCGTGAGCACGGGACGTGAGCACGGAGGTGGCGCATGGAGCGGACCGATCCGGAGGGCCACGGTCCGGTCCGTTACGGCCCGCCCGCCCCGGAGCCGGGGCTCCCCGTGCTGCCCGAGCTCGCCGACGTACTCGCGGCCGCCGCCGGGCGTACGTCGACGCCGGAGCCGCCCGGCGGAGGACTCGTCCTGCGGGAGGCGGCCGCGGGCTACTGGTGGCGGCGCGGACTGCGCAGCCGCCCCGAGGAGGTCGCCGCAGCGCCGGGCGCGCAGCCGCTGCTGCTCGCCCTGCTCGCCGCGCACGGCGGCGATGTGCTGATGCCGCGGCCGTGCCCCGCCTGGTGGACACCGCAGGCCCGGCTCCTCGGCCGCCCGGCCTACCACGTGCCGACGCCCGCGGAGTGCGGCGGCGTGCCGGATCCGTACGCGCTGCTGGAGACGGTGCGCAGAGTGCGGGCAGAAGGCGGCACTCCGCATCTGCTGCTGCTGTCCGTCGCCGACGACCCGACCGCCACCGTCGCGCCGCCCGAGCTCGTACGGGAGGCGTGCGAGGCGGCCGTCGGCGAGGGCCTGCACATCGTCAGCGACGAGACCTGGCGGGACACGCTGCACCGGCCGCACGAGCGGGTGCTGCTGAGCCCCGCCGAGATGTGCCCCGACGACGTGACCGTCCTCAGCGACCTGTCGGGCGCGCTCGCCCCTCCGGCCTGGCCGGTGGCGGTCGCCCGCTTCCCCGCGACGGAGGGCGCGACGGTACGGAGGGCGAGGGTCCTCGACATCCTCACCGCGCTCGGGGCGTTCGTGGCCGGGCCGGTCGCGGTCGCCGCCGCGCACGCCCTCGGGGAACCCGCGCCGGTCACCACGAGGTCCGCTCGCGCTGCCGCCCTGCACGGTCAGGTCGCGGCGGCGGCCCACCGTGCGGTCCTCTCCGCCGGTGCGCTCGCCCGCCCCCCGCAGGCGGGCCGTCATCTGTACGCCGACCTCGGCCCGCTGCGCGGCCGCCTCGCGGCGCGCGGTGTCACCGACTCCATGGAGCTGGAGGACTACCTCAGCGTCAGCCTGGGCAGCCCGTCCCCCGGGGGCCACCGCTTCGGCGACGAACTCGGCGCCCTCCGCGTCCGGCTCGGCACGGCCGCGCTGCTCGGCACCACGCCGGAGGAGCGCCTCCAGTCCCTCGCATCGGACCAGCCCCTGGAACTGCCCCATGTGGCCCGTTCCCTCGACTCCTTCGCATCGGCCTTCGACGAACTCCGCTGACCCCTCCACCGCCAACCGCGACCCGCGATCCCCCAACCGCGCCGAACGGAGCAGCAGATGACGGACCACACGGAGCCGCCCCCGCCCCGCCCCTCCACCACCCCGCCCCGCCCCTCGACCACCTCAGTGCCGTCCCCCGGCGGTGCGGGCACCCCGGTTGTCGGCCTGCCCGTCCGCGCGGGTACGGCAGGGCCCCAGGCCGAGGCCCCGGGCGCGCCGCACCCCGCGCAGTCCGCCCAGTCCGCCCAGTCCGCGCCGGTCGCACCGGTGCCGCCCGCGCAACCGCGGCCCTTCGGGCCCGGCCGGCGGTGGCCGCGGTCGTTCGCCGGGCGGCTCACCGCGCCGTTGCCCGGTGTGAGGGCGATGGCCAGGCTGGCCAGGGAAGGCGCGTTGCGGCCCGCGGCAGCGGGGCTCGCGGACATTCCGCAGCTGCCGTTCGCGCCGGGGCCGCTGCCCGCCGCCGAGCCGGGCACCGTCGCCGTCACCTGGGCCGGGCACGCCAGCTGGGTGGTCGCCATCGGCGGGCTGACCGTGCTCACCGACCCCGTGTGGTCCCGCAGGATCCTCGGCACACCGGCCCGGCTGACCCCCGTCGGGGTCCGCTGGGAGGACCTCCCGCCCGTCGACGCCGTGGTGATCAGCCACAACCACTACGACCACCTCGACGCCCCCACCATCGCCCGACTCCCGCGCCGCACCCCGCTCTTCGTCCCGGGCGGGCTCGGACGCTGGTTCCGGCGGCGCCGGTTCACCCGGGTGACGGAGCTCGACTGGTGGGAGGCGGCCGAGCTGCCCGCCCCCGGCGGGGGAGCGGTGCGGTTCGACTTCGTACCCGCACACCACTGGTCCAAGCGCACCCTCACCGACAGCTGCCGCTCGCTCTGGGGCGGCTGGATCATCGGCGACCAGCAGGGCCGGCGGGTGCATTTCGCCGGCGACACCGGATACGGGCACTGGTTCAAGGAGATCGGGCGCCGCTACCAGGCCATCGATCTGACGCTGCTGCCGATCGGGGCGTACGCACCGCGCTGGTGGCTCAGCACCGTGCACACCGACCCCGAGGAGGCCGTGCAGGCGTTCACGGACCTCGGCGCCCGGAACATGGCTCCGATGCACTGGGCCACCTTCGTGCTCTCCGCCGAGCCGGTCCTGGAGCCGCTCCAGCGGCTGCTCGCCGCTTGGGAGTACACGGGCCTGCCGCGTGAACGCCTGTGGGACCTCCCGGTCGGCGGCTCCCGGGTGCTGCCCGTGGCCTGAAACCCACCGCCTGACACCGCCGTCTGGAACCGTTGCCTGACACCGTCGCCTGGCACCAGCCGCCTGACACCGTCGCCTGGCACCAGCCGCCTGACACGTGCCGTCCGACACCCGCGACCTGACACGTGCCGTCCGACACCCGCGACCTGACACGTGCCGTCCGACACCCGCGACCTGACACGTGCCGTCCGACACCCGCCGCCGGTCGGCGCGCCGGTGCCGCTGCTCACGCCGGGTGCTGCCCGCCCGGTGAACCGGGACGCGGCCGCCGCAGTCGGCGCCACACCGCGGGCAGACCGCTCAGCAGCAGCGTGAGCGCCACCGCCGCGACCACGCCCTCCCACGGCTCGTCGAACAGCGACCCGCCGAGGATCCCGATCAGCCCATAGGTCGCCGCCCAGGCCAGACACGCCGGCGCATCGCCCCGCGCGAACCACCCGAGCGGCATCCGCGCCAGCAGGCAGGCCAGCATCACCGGGATGCGCCCTGCGGGTGTCAGCCGGGACAGTACGAGCACGGTCGCCTTGTGCTCCTGCAGCTTGCGCTGCGCCTGCGCCAGCCGGTCCGGCGTGGCACGCTCCCGCAGCGCCGCCGGCCACCGCGACCCGTTCTTCGACGCGATCCCGCGCTGCCCGAGCCAGTACAGCGCGATGTCCCCGAGGAACGCCGCCACTGCCGACACGACGAAGACGAACACCAGCGCGAACGGCGCCGTCTGATGGAACGCCACCACCGCCGCCGAACTCACCACCGCCCCCGTCGGGATCACCGGCACCAGCGCCCCGAGCGCCACCAGCAGAAACAGCGACGGATAGCCCACGGCCTGCTGAGTGGACTCCGGCGGCAACCGCCCCACCACGTCGCCGAGCACCGGTGCCATCGGCGCCATCAGCGTCATCGGCGTCACCGGGTGACCTCCGGACGGACGCTCTCGCCGTGCCCGAGCCGGTGCACCGCCACGCTCGGCGCCAGCCGCGCCGCCTTGCGTACGAACTCGTCCCCCGGCGAGTGGAACTCGTGCGGCCTGACCGCGTCCAGCCCGATCGGCCAGTACGTGCCGTAGTGCACAGGCACCGCCGAACGGGGCGCCAGCGCCGCGAGGGCCCGCGCCGCGCGGTCGGGGTTCAGATGGCCGTGCCCCAGGAACGGGCCCCAGCCGCCGACCGGCAGCAGCGCCACGTCCACCGGACCCACCGCCTCCGCCATCTCGTCGAACAGCCCGGTGTCGCCCGCGAAGTACGTCCGCGCCTCGCCCCGGATCACATAGCCGAGCGCCGGCGAGCGCCGCGGCCCGATGGGCAGCCGCCGCCCGTCGTGCAGGGCCGGCACGGCCCGCACCCGCACCTCTCCCACGGCCACCTCGTCGCCCGGCCCGACCTCCGTGATCCGCACCCCGTCGAGCCTCCGCAGGCCCGGCACCGCACGCTGCGCCCCGAGCGGCACGACCAGCAGGGTGCCGGGCGAGAGCCGGGCCAGCGAGGGCAGATGCAGATGGTCGGAGTGCAGATGCGACACGAGCACCGCCTCGGCGACCGCGGCCTCGGGCGGCGGCAGCTCGCCGCGCCGCCGGCGCAGATGGGCGAGCCTGCCCACGAACAGGGGGTCGGTCAGCACCCGGACGCCGGAGTCCACGACCGTACAGGTGGCATGACCCCACCAGGTGACCTCCACCGGCACGCCCCGCCTCCTCGCTCCCGGCTCGTCCGGTACTCCCGGCTCTCCCGCGGTGCTCCCGGAACGAGCCTACGCCGCACGCCTGTCCCGCCCGGACGCACGGGGAGTAGGGTCGGCGGCACCGCAGGCGAGGGCACGAGGGGACGGGGCGGCCGTGGACGACGTACGAGTGGCGGCGATCGCCAGCCTGACCCCGCTGGAGGAGCTCGACAGCGACCCCTTCCTGGTCGACACCCGCAGCCAGCACGCCATGTGCGCCCGCTGGGCCGCCGACAAGGGCTACGCCGTCACCCGCGAGCTGCTGTTCTACGGGCTGCGGCCCGACCACTGCGTGCTGTGGGCCGATGTCGAGGCCGGTCTCGTCGATCTCTTCGTCGCCCCCAACGAGCGCGTCCTCGCCCGTGCGCTGACCTCCGTCGCGGAGTTCGCGGCGGAGTGCGAGCGGCGCGGCGTACGGCTGGAGACGGCCGGGCTCGACGAACCCGTGTACGACGCGGCGGCGAAGGCGAGCGTGCACCGCAGGCTCTCCATGCCGACCGCCGGATACGACGGCTGCTGAGCCCCACGAGCCGCCCCCACGAGCCGCGCCACGAACGTGCCCGCATGGCCCGCCCCCACGCCCCCCGAGCCCGCCCAGCAGTCTGCCCCGTGGGCCGCGCCGGGGCCGCTCGCGGCCTCCGCCCGGGTGAACGGGGACACTCCCCGGATTTGTGCCACGCTGGACGGTGAGCGAAGCACGGGGGCCGGGGGCGAGAGGCAGTGACACGGCGTGGGCGAACGGCGTTGGCGGACCGCTGGCGGCGCCCTGCTGCGCGTGATCGTCGTATGGGCGGTGTCCACGCTCACGATGCTCGCGCTCGCCGCGGTCCTCCCCGACTTCAAGCTCCAGTCCCCGGGCGGGGACAGCATCACCAGGGCGGCGCTCACGGCGGCCTGGGGCGCGGGCGTGTTCGGTCTGCTCAGCGCACTGGTGTGGCCCGTCCTCGTCCGTGCGCTCCTCCTCGTCTCGGCCCTGGTGCTGGGACTGCTGGTGTTCTTCCTGAACGGCTCGCTGCTGCTCATCGCCCTCTGGCTGGTCCCCGACGGGAGCGCCGCCGTGGCCCCGGAGACGGCCGTGGTCGTCGCGGCCGTCATGTCCGCCGTCGCCTCCGCCACCTCCACCGCGCTCGCCGTCCGCGACGACAACGCCTACCGGCGCCGCCTCTCCCGCCTCGCCGACCGGCGCCGCCGCCGGCGCGGCGAACGGATCGGGGGCAGCGCCCCGCCCGGCACGGTCTTCCTCCAGCTCGACGGCGTCGGGCACGCCGTGCTCGTACGGGCCGTCGAGGACGGGCTGATGCCGACCGTCGCGTGCTGGCTGGACGCGTCCCACCGGCTCACCCGCTGGCGCACCGACTGGTCCAGCCAGACCGGCGCGAGCCAGCTGGGCATCCTGCACGGCTCGAACCACGACGTCCCGGGCTTCCGCTGGTACGAGAAGGACACCGGCCGGATCATGGTCAGCAACCGCCCGGCCAGCGCCGCCGAGCTCCAGCGGCGGGCCGTCGAGCGCACCCGTGACGCCGGGCTGCTGAGCCTCGACGGTGCCAGCCGCGGCAACCTCTTCAGCGGCGGGGCCGACCAGCTCGCCCTCGTCCTCTCCGTGGCCGCCCGCCGCGGCCGCGCCAACCGCTCCCGGGCCGGCTACTTCGCCTACTTCTCCGACCCCGCCAACTCCGTGCGCACCGCCGTCTCCTTCGTCGCCGAAGTGGCCCGCGAGCTCGGCCAGTCCGTCCGCTCCCGGCTCAGGGGCGACCGGCCGCGCACCGGCCGCGGCGGCCTCTACCCGTTCATCCGCGCCTTCGCGACCGTCGTCGAACGGGATGTGGTGGTCACCGCCGTGATGGGGGACATGCTCGCCGGGCGCACCGCCGTCTACGCGGACCTCGTCGCGTACGACGAGGTCGCCCACCACTCCGGACCCCACAGCCGCGACGCGGCGAAGGTGCTGGAGCGTATCGACCGGGCCGTCGCGCTGATCGCCAAGGTCGCCGAGCACGCCCCGCGCAGCTACCGGATCGTGCTCCTCTCCGACCACGGACAGAGCCCCGGCGAGACCTTCGCGGGCACGTACGGGCTGACGCTGAGGGACCTCGTACGCGCCGGCTGCGGGCTTCCGGTGTCGCGCCGCGCCGGGCGCACCAGGAGCGGCGCGGAGGCCCGCGACGCCGCACGCGACGCGCTGCGCAGCGCGCTGCACCGGCCGGTCGGGGACGAGGACGCGGCGGAGCGCCCGGCCGGCGGCTCCGATCCGGTCGTCCTCGCCTCCGGCAACCTGGGGCTGATCTCCTTCCCCGAGCTGCCGGGGCGGCTCAGCCGGGAGCAGATCGACCGCCGTCACCCCGCCTTGCTGCACACGCTCGCCGGCCATCCCGGCATCGGCTTCCTGCTGGTCCGCAGCGAGCGGCACGGGTCGGTGCTGCTCGCCAGGGACGGGGCCGCGGGCATCGTGGAACTGCCCCTGGCCGCGCTCGACGGCACCGGGCCGCTGGCCGCCTTCGGACCCGGGGCGGCGGACGCCGTGCGGCGCACCGACTCCTTCCCGCACGTCGCGGACATCATGGTCAACTCGATGTACGACCCGGTGAGCGGCCGGGTGCACGCCTTCGAGGAGCAGATCGGCTCGCACGGCGGACTCGGCGGCGAGCAGTCGTACCCGTTCCTGCTGGCGCCGCGCGAGCTCTCCGATCCCGTCGCGGACGGCGGTGAGCTCGCGGGCGCCGAGCAGGTGCACGAGGTGCTGCGGCGCTGGCTCGGCGAGGCCCCGGGCGACGCACACGCACCTCAGGTGCCGCTCGGCGCCGAGCACGCTCCGCAGGCGCCGCCCGGCGCGGTGCACGGTTCCCGGACGCCGCCCGGCGCCGCGGAGGATCCGCGGCCGGCGGCCCCGGCGGGCGAAGCATTTCCCGCCTCCCGCCGGGCCGGGCAGGACAAAAACGAGTGATTTGGTGCAGCGTGCGACGTCGCCCGATCATGTTCGGGTTTGCACGGAGAAAGGCGCACCACCTTCATGACCATCACAGTTCCCCCCAGGGACACGATCAACGACACGATCGCAACGGTTCCAGAGGGGCAGAGCAAACACGCGCGGCGGTTCGGGCTCCCCGTCGCCACCGCTCTGGTCATGGGCAACATCATCGGCGGCGGCATCTTCCTGCTGCCCGCGTCCGTCGCCCCCTTCGGCACGATCAGCCTCGTCGCCTTCGCGGTCCTGACCGTCGGCGCGATCGCGCTCGCCCTCGTCTTCGGCCGGCTCGCCGAGCGCCATCCGCGCACCGGCGGCCCGTACGTCTACGCCCGCGAGGCCTTCGGCGACTTCGCGGGCTTCCTCGCGGCCTGGTCGTACTGGATCACCGCCTGGGTGTCGAACGCCGCGCTGGCCGTCGCCGCCGTCGGCTACCTCGACGTCCTCGTCCCGCTCCACGACTCCAAGCCCGCGACCATCGGGGCGGCCCTGCTGCTCCAGTGGCTGCCCGCCCTCGCCAACCTCGCGGGCACGCGGTACGTGGGCGCCGTCCAGCTCGTCGCGACCGTCATGAAGTTCGTGCCGCTGCTGCTCGTCGCCGTCGGCGGGCTCTTCTTCTTCGACGCCGACGACCTCGGCCCGTTCGAGGCGAGCGGCACCGGCACCGTCGGCGCGCTCTCCGCGTCCGCCGCGATCCTGCTCTTCAGCTACCTCGGCGTGGAGTCCGCCGCGGTCAGCGCGGGCGAGGTGCGCGACCCGCAGCGCAACGTCGGACGCGCCACCATCCTCGGCACCGCCGGCGCCGCGGTGATCTATCTGCTGGGCACCCTCGCCGTCTTCGGGCTCGTCTCGCACGACCGGCTGGGCGAGTCCACCGCGCCGTTCTCCGACGCCGTCAACGCGATGTTCGGCGGGGCCTGGGGCGGTACGGCCGTGGCCTGCATGGCGCTCGTCTCGATGGTCGGCGCGCTCAACGGATGGACGCTGCTGAGCGCCCAGACGCCGTACGCCGCCGCCAAGGACGGCCTGTTCCCCGCGGCCTTCGCGCGCAAGCGGCGCGGCGTGCCGACCGTCGGCGTCCTCGTGACCGTCGTGCTCGCCTCGCTGCTGACCGTCTACAACTACACCGTCGGCTCGGAAGGCGTGTTCGAGGTCCTCGTCCTCGTCACCACCTTCACGGCGACGGTGCCCTACCTGCTGTCCACCGCCGCACAGATCCACTACCTGGCCTCCGGGCAGGCACACCGTGTCAACCGGGCCCGGCTCGTCCGCGACGGCGTGCTGGCGGCGGTCGCCGCCGGTTTCTCGCTGTGGCTGGTCGCGGGGTCGGGCTACGCGGCGGTCTACCAGGGCGTGCTGTTCCTGTTCGCCGGCGTGCTCGTGTACGCGTGGATGTCGGCGCGCAAGGCGAACGCGGCGTAACGGCGTAACCGCGTAGGCCGGAAGGGGGTTTCCCGGCCCGGCGGCGGCGCGCCTGGGCGGCGGGCGGGGCACATGTGGCATGTGCAGGAGGTGTTCCCCGTGAACCGTTCCGCGCGCCGCGCCGCCGTTCGTGCCGCGCTCGTCGTACTGCTGGCGCTCGCCGCCCTGTTCGTGGCGCAGGCGGGCGCCGCCGGAACCGTACCCTCGCAGGCCGCGGAGAGCCGGCCCGCGGGCTCCTCCACGCCGGAGCAGGAGGTGGCCGGGACGGAGCAGCCGGCGCCGCCGTCCCGGGCGCAGCGCCGCATCGGGCCACCGGCCCCCGACCACCGGGCGGAGACCCCCGCGCCCGGCGCGGCAGGCCCGTGCGCGGCCACCGGGCCGGTGCTGCGGCGGCCCTCGGCGCACCCGCTGAGGTCCGTGGTCCTGCGCTGCTGAGGGCGACACCGCTCCGACGGTCCGTCACCCCTCATCACCCGTAAGGACACAGTCATGGCCATCGACCCCATTGCCGCAGTGAACGCCATCATCCGCGCCGAGGCCGCCCGTACGGGCCCGTCGGCCGAGCAGCCGGACGCCCGGTCCAGGTCCGCGGCACCGGAACCCGAACCTGAACCGGCGCCGCAGGCCGGCAGGAAAGGCCGAGCCCCGGAGACCGGGCCCGCCCGCTGAACCGCGGCCGGATCCGGTGCGGCCGGCCCGCCGCACCGGATCCGGCCCGATCCGAACGACAGCCCTGGCTCTGCCACGTGTCGGGCGCGACAGTGGTCATACGGAAGCCGTAACGTCGCCCGCAGAAAATCAGGCAATCCGGAATCCGGAGGGAGCCCTGCTCATGCCCACAGAGCCGCTGTCGCAGAAGGAGATCGAGGACCGGCTGCGCGAGCTGCCCGGCTGGTCCCAGGAGGGCGACCGGATCGCCCGCACGTACCGACTCGGCACCCACTTCGCCGCGACCGCGCTCGTCGTCCATGTGGCGCACATCCAGGACGAGCTCGACCACCACTCCGACCTCACCCTCGGCTACCACACGGTCAACCTCACCGTGAACACCCACGACGCCGGCGGTGCCATCACCGACCGCGACTTCGAGCTCGCGCGCCGCGTGGAATCCGTCGCCCCGAGCCACGGCGCGAGCTGACCGTGCTGCACGACGACGAGTCCCTGGAGACGCTGGACGAGAAAGGCACCGCCGCGGGGGCCGGCGGCGGCGCGGCAGCCGCCACGGCCGGCCCCGGCCGGGACACGCTGCTCGACTACGACCTGGAGGCCGCGCTCTACGACGCCTCGCGCGGCGGCGTGCCCCGTGCGGCCGCGGCCGCCGTGGCCGTGCTCTCGCTGGTCCCGGCCGAGGCCCGCGCGCTCCTCGACATCGGCTGCGGCACCGGCCTCGTCACCGAGCGGCTCGCCCGGCCCGGACTGCGCGTGCTCGGCGCCGACACGGCGCCGGGCATGACCCGTATCGCCGCCGCCCGGGTCGGCGCCGTGGTCCTCGCCGACGTCCGGCGGCTGCCGCTGCCCGACGCCTGCGTGGACGCGGTCAGCGCGGTGTGGCTGCTGCATCTCGTACGGGACGCCCGCGCCATCGTCGCCGAGGCGGCGCGGGTGCTGCGTCCCGGCGGGGTGTTCGTCACCACCGTCGACAAGGACGCCGGGCACGACGTGGGCAGCGACATCGACGCCGTCCTCGCGCCCTACCGCTCGACGGAGGCGTACGACCGCGCGGAGCGCATCGAGGCGTTCGGCGCGGTGCACGGCCTCTCCCCGGCCGGGGAGACGCACTTCACCGGCCACGGCCAGGGCCGCTCGCCGCGCCGCGCCGCGCAGGCGCTGCTGCGCGGCGACTACGCGCGCCGCCTGACGGCCCGCGGCGCGGTCGCCGAGAAGCTCGCCGCGGAGCTGCGCGGCCTGCCGGACCCGGACGACCCCCGCCCCGAGCCGCGCTACCGGCTGCTCGCACTGCGCAGATCCCCAGGGCACGGGTGAGGGGGCGTCACCCGTCCCCGGGCGCTGCGGCGTCCATCGCGACGCGCCGCGAAGTGCCCCACGCCCGGCCGGGCGCGGGAGCGCCGGGGCCCGGGCTCCGGCGCCGACCCCTTCCCGGTGCCGCGGCCGTTTTGCCGGAACCGCAACACGGCTCGCCAGGACCGGCCGCCGCGGGCACCCTGACGCCATGAATCGTCACCACGGCAACCAGGGCCACGGCCAGGGCCACGGCCACCACCACGACAGCACCCACATCGACTGGGACGAGATGGCCCCGCTGCTCGAACGCGGCGGCGAGATGCACCTGCCGCTGTACGCGCAGGCCGCCGCCTGGATCGGCGAGCAACTGCCCGTCGCCGGAGTGCGCCGCGTCCTCGACATCGGCAGCGGGCCGGGCGTGGTCACCTGCATGCTCGCCGAGGCGTTCCCGTACGCCGAGATCGTCGCCGTGGACGCCACCCCCGCGCTCCTCGACCGCGCCCGGGCGAGGGCCGAAGGCCGCGGACTCGGCG from Streptomyces sp. FIT100 includes these protein-coding regions:
- a CDS encoding TIGR03086 family metal-binding protein, with the translated sequence MDNRLLDRHAEALALFTERVHAVRPEQWDAPTPCEDWSVRDLVNHLTAEQLWVPPLVREGRTLADVGDAFDGDVLGEHPAVAWDRAASAAKAAMSEPGALDRTVPLSYGESGVAAYCAQMVADMTVHAWDLSRGIGADETLPDALVDFTAREVAPYAADLVKSGLFATAVQPPAGADPQTKLLCLLGRDPSAGR
- a CDS encoding aminotransferase class I/II-fold pyridoxal phosphate-dependent enzyme; the protein is MERTDPEGHGPVRYGPPAPEPGLPVLPELADVLAAAAGRTSTPEPPGGGLVLREAAAGYWWRRGLRSRPEEVAAAPGAQPLLLALLAAHGGDVLMPRPCPAWWTPQARLLGRPAYHVPTPAECGGVPDPYALLETVRRVRAEGGTPHLLLLSVADDPTATVAPPELVREACEAAVGEGLHIVSDETWRDTLHRPHERVLLSPAEMCPDDVTVLSDLSGALAPPAWPVAVARFPATEGATVRRARVLDILTALGAFVAGPVAVAAAHALGEPAPVTTRSARAAALHGQVAAAAHRAVLSAGALARPPQAGRHLYADLGPLRGRLAARGVTDSMELEDYLSVSLGSPSPGGHRFGDELGALRVRLGTAALLGTTPEERLQSLASDQPLELPHVARSLDSFASAFDELR
- a CDS encoding MBL fold metallo-hydrolase, whose amino-acid sequence is MTDHTEPPPPRPSTTPPRPSTTSVPSPGGAGTPVVGLPVRAGTAGPQAEAPGAPHPAQSAQSAQSAPVAPVPPAQPRPFGPGRRWPRSFAGRLTAPLPGVRAMARLAREGALRPAAAGLADIPQLPFAPGPLPAAEPGTVAVTWAGHASWVVAIGGLTVLTDPVWSRRILGTPARLTPVGVRWEDLPPVDAVVISHNHYDHLDAPTIARLPRRTPLFVPGGLGRWFRRRRFTRVTELDWWEAAELPAPGGGAVRFDFVPAHHWSKRTLTDSCRSLWGGWIIGDQQGRRVHFAGDTGYGHWFKEIGRRYQAIDLTLLPIGAYAPRWWLSTVHTDPEEAVQAFTDLGARNMAPMHWATFVLSAEPVLEPLQRLLAAWEYTGLPRERLWDLPVGGSRVLPVA
- a CDS encoding DedA family protein — translated: MAPVLGDVVGRLPPESTQQAVGYPSLFLLVALGALVPVIPTGAVVSSAAVVAFHQTAPFALVFVFVVSAVAAFLGDIALYWLGQRGIASKNGSRWPAALRERATPDRLAQAQRKLQEHKATVLVLSRLTPAGRIPVMLACLLARMPLGWFARGDAPACLAWAATYGLIGILGGSLFDEPWEGVVAAVALTLLLSGLPAVWRRLRRPRPGSPGGQHPA
- a CDS encoding MBL fold metallo-hydrolase, producing MPVEVTWWGHATCTVVDSGVRVLTDPLFVGRLAHLRRRRGELPPPEAAVAEAVLVSHLHSDHLHLPSLARLSPGTLLVVPLGAQRAVPGLRRLDGVRITEVGPGDEVAVGEVRVRAVPALHDGRRLPIGPRRSPALGYVIRGEARTYFAGDTGLFDEMAEAVGPVDVALLPVGGWGPFLGHGHLNPDRAARALAALAPRSAVPVHYGTYWPIGLDAVRPHEFHSPGDEFVRKAARLAPSVAVHRLGHGESVRPEVTR
- a CDS encoding phage holin family protein, with amino-acid sequence MGERRWRTAGGALLRVIVVWAVSTLTMLALAAVLPDFKLQSPGGDSITRAALTAAWGAGVFGLLSALVWPVLVRALLLVSALVLGLLVFFLNGSLLLIALWLVPDGSAAVAPETAVVVAAVMSAVASATSTALAVRDDNAYRRRLSRLADRRRRRRGERIGGSAPPGTVFLQLDGVGHAVLVRAVEDGLMPTVACWLDASHRLTRWRTDWSSQTGASQLGILHGSNHDVPGFRWYEKDTGRIMVSNRPASAAELQRRAVERTRDAGLLSLDGASRGNLFSGGADQLALVLSVAARRGRANRSRAGYFAYFSDPANSVRTAVSFVAEVARELGQSVRSRLRGDRPRTGRGGLYPFIRAFATVVERDVVVTAVMGDMLAGRTAVYADLVAYDEVAHHSGPHSRDAAKVLERIDRAVALIAKVAEHAPRSYRIVLLSDHGQSPGETFAGTYGLTLRDLVRAGCGLPVSRRAGRTRSGAEARDAARDALRSALHRPVGDEDAAERPAGGSDPVVLASGNLGLISFPELPGRLSREQIDRRHPALLHTLAGHPGIGFLLVRSERHGSVLLARDGAAGIVELPLAALDGTGPLAAFGPGAADAVRRTDSFPHVADIMVNSMYDPVSGRVHAFEEQIGSHGGLGGEQSYPFLLAPRELSDPVADGGELAGAEQVHEVLRRWLGEAPGDAHAPQVPLGAEHAPQAPPGAVHGSRTPPGAAEDPRPAAPAGEAFPASRRAGQDKNE
- a CDS encoding amino acid permease, with the protein product MTITVPPRDTINDTIATVPEGQSKHARRFGLPVATALVMGNIIGGGIFLLPASVAPFGTISLVAFAVLTVGAIALALVFGRLAERHPRTGGPYVYAREAFGDFAGFLAAWSYWITAWVSNAALAVAAVGYLDVLVPLHDSKPATIGAALLLQWLPALANLAGTRYVGAVQLVATVMKFVPLLLVAVGGLFFFDADDLGPFEASGTGTVGALSASAAILLFSYLGVESAAVSAGEVRDPQRNVGRATILGTAGAAVIYLLGTLAVFGLVSHDRLGESTAPFSDAVNAMFGGAWGGTAVACMALVSMVGALNGWTLLSAQTPYAAAKDGLFPAAFARKRRGVPTVGVLVTVVLASLLTVYNYTVGSEGVFEVLVLVTTFTATVPYLLSTAAQIHYLASGQAHRVNRARLVRDGVLAAVAAGFSLWLVAGSGYAAVYQGVLFLFAGVLVYAWMSARKANAA
- a CDS encoding 4a-hydroxytetrahydrobiopterin dehydratase, which encodes MPTEPLSQKEIEDRLRELPGWSQEGDRIARTYRLGTHFAATALVVHVAHIQDELDHHSDLTLGYHTVNLTVNTHDAGGAITDRDFELARRVESVAPSHGAS